The nucleotide window TCCTCGGGCGAGGCCTGCATTGTGGAAAGCTGGTCCTCGTCGGTCCTTCAGGCGATCGCAGACAACCCGGATGTGGTTTACGTTCTGCCCGAAGAAGGGGGAACCATGTGGATTGACGGCTATTCGGTGCTGAAAGACGCGCCGAACAAGGACGCCGCCTACAAGTTCCTGTCCTATATCCTGCGGCCCGAAGTTGCGGCCAAGACAACCGAGCTGACCAAGACCGCAACCGTGGTATCCGGCTCGAAAGCGCTGCTGCCGCCGGAAATCGCCAACAACTCGGCGATTTTTCCGGATGAGGCGACCATCGCCAATGCCGATTTCATCCTCGATCTGGGTGAGGCGATGAAGTTCTATCAAGATGGCTGGACCAAGGTGAAAGCCGCGCAATAAGCGCCGCATGCGCCGCCCAAGAACCGGGGCGGCGCCCCTTCCCTCTTTGATCACCGGCAAGGACCAATGGCAGATCACGCAGTAGAATTGCGCAATGTCACCAAGCGCTTCGGCGATTATGTCGCCGTGCGCGACATCGACCTGACCATCCGCAAGGGGGAGTTTTTCACCATGCTGGGGGCCTCGGGCTGTGGCAAGACCACGACGCTGCGCCTGATCGCAGGGTTCGAGTTGCCCAGCGAAGGGCAGGTCCTGATCGGCGGGCAGAACATGACCGACAGCCCGGCCTATGCGCGCCCCGTCCACACGGTGTTCCAGTCCTATGCGTTGTTCCCGCACCTGAACATTCTGGAAAACGTGGCCTTCCCGCTGCGCGTCCGCCGTCTGCCCAAGGCAGAGCGAAACGAACGCGCCCGCGCCGCGCTGGATCTGGTGCAGATGCAGCAGTTCGCCGACCGCAAACCCTCACAGCTATCCGGCGGACAGCAGCAGCGGGTGGCCCTTGCCCGTGCGTTGGTGAATGAACCCGAGGTGCTGTTGCTGGACGAACCGCTGGGCGCGCTGGATCTGAAACTGCGAAAGGAAATGCAGCTTGAGCTGAAGGAAATACAGCGCAGACTTGGCATCACCTTCGTCTTCGTGACCCACGATCAGGAAGAGGCTCTGACGATGTCGGACCGCATTGCATTGATGCAGGGCGGTCGGGTCGAGCAGCTGGCCGATCCGGTGACACTGTATGATCGCCCCGAAAGCCGATATGTCGCGGAATTCATCGGCGAGACGAACCTTCTGCCGGCTGCGATCCTGCCCGATGGCTCTGCCCGGCTATTTGGCAAGCGCATCGTGCTTGCACAAACCAGGCTGGCGGAAGGACCCGCTACGCTGGCCATCCGCCCCGAAACCATCCGCCGCCTTGCACCCGGCGTGGCAGCCATTGCCGATGCGTTCACCGCCACCCTGCGCGACCGGGTGTTC belongs to Frigidibacter mobilis and includes:
- a CDS encoding ABC transporter ATP-binding protein codes for the protein MADHAVELRNVTKRFGDYVAVRDIDLTIRKGEFFTMLGASGCGKTTTLRLIAGFELPSEGQVLIGGQNMTDSPAYARPVHTVFQSYALFPHLNILENVAFPLRVRRLPKAERNERARAALDLVQMQQFADRKPSQLSGGQQQRVALARALVNEPEVLLLDEPLGALDLKLRKEMQLELKEIQRRLGITFVFVTHDQEEALTMSDRIALMQGGRVEQLADPVTLYDRPESRYVAEFIGETNLLPAAILPDGSARLFGKRIVLAQTRLAEGPATLAIRPETIRRLAPGVAAIADAFTATLRDRVFIGTDLRLVYDVDGGGEVVVRIQNRSDAGPPPELGEKVRLVLRSEDMRAFSN